A stretch of Rhodoferax potami DNA encodes these proteins:
- a CDS encoding DUF6900 domain-containing protein, giving the protein MNHKKTTNAINAPSCLLEQIAREHLFVQTLQTQSSDRLDFHDVSVWGIEAALQAAYQAGLQAQTKKQQGKKKDSEIA; this is encoded by the coding sequence ATGAACCACAAGAAAACCACCAACGCCATCAACGCGCCTTCTTGCCTTTTGGAGCAGATCGCACGCGAGCACCTTTTTGTCCAGACGCTGCAGACGCAGAGCTCGGACCGGCTGGACTTTCACGACGTGTCGGTTTGGGGGATTGAGGCAGCTCTGCAAGCGGCTTATCAAGCTGGCCTGCAGGCACAGACGAAGAAGCAACAGGGGAAGAAAAAAGATTCAGAAATCGCTTGA
- a CDS encoding DUF3489 domain-containing protein, whose amino-acid sequence MKLSETQTNLLTAAAQHPEHLLTEFPANLKGGARLKVLTSLANANLIAVHSQAEDGTTRFAITDTGRSALGIAIEAKATPSKREGTKQATLIELLQRPEGATLEQMVQATGWQQHTVRGCMAGALKKKLGLSIVSEKTDGQQRTYRIA is encoded by the coding sequence ATGAAACTCTCCGAGACCCAAACCAATCTGCTCACCGCAGCGGCCCAGCATCCAGAGCACTTGCTGACCGAATTCCCGGCCAATCTCAAAGGGGGTGCGCGGCTTAAGGTTTTGACATCCCTGGCCAACGCCAATCTCATTGCCGTCCACAGCCAAGCCGAGGACGGCACCACGCGATTTGCAATCACAGACACAGGGCGCAGCGCCCTTGGCATTGCGATCGAAGCCAAGGCAACACCCTCCAAACGAGAGGGCACTAAGCAGGCCACGCTGATCGAATTGCTCCAGCGTCCGGAGGGGGCAACGCTCGAGCAGATGGTCCAGGCCACCGGATGGCAACAGCACACGGTCAGGGGCTGCATGGCCGGAGCCCTGAAAAAGAAGCTCGGTTTGAGCATCGTTTCCGAGAAAACCGATGGCCAACAACGCACCTATCGCATTGCCTGA
- a CDS encoding phage portal protein, translated as MAFWKKLTAYVGWNSVHEAAGSGRRSRVWNPGDPGAVSAMLATGNQLRVKSRDLVRRNAWAANAVDSFVSNAIGTGIKPQSLVDDPKFREKVHALWWQWVEEADSNNLTDFYGLQSLACRAMVEGGECLIRIRNRRQEDGLSVPIQLQILEPEHLPLSLNTISASGNPIRSGIEFDALGRRVAYHLYREHPGDPNLTVNGNDLVPVPAEEIVHLFRPLRPGQIRGEPWLSRALVKLNELDQYDDAELVRKKTAAMFAGFITRQSPEDQLLGEGEADEMGVAMTGLEPGTLQVLEPGEDVKFSDPADVGGSYAEFLRVQFRAVAVAMGITYEQLTGDLSGVNYSSIRAGLLEFRRRCEAIQHGVIVHQMCRPIWRAWMDAAVLSGALTALGYAKSRQSARAWQAAKWIPQGWQWVDPEKEFKALQLAIRSGLMSRSEAISSFGYDAETIDKEIAADNARADSLGLVLDTDPRQVARNGATNSAAPSLPPDSPSAPLVDQQT; from the coding sequence ATGGCCTTTTGGAAAAAACTCACGGCCTATGTGGGCTGGAATTCCGTTCACGAGGCTGCTGGCTCAGGTCGCAGGTCTCGTGTCTGGAATCCTGGTGATCCGGGAGCTGTCTCGGCGATGCTGGCCACGGGCAACCAGCTGCGGGTCAAGTCTCGGGATCTGGTGCGCAGAAACGCCTGGGCGGCCAACGCGGTCGACAGCTTTGTCTCCAATGCCATCGGCACGGGGATCAAGCCGCAATCCTTGGTGGATGACCCCAAGTTCCGGGAGAAGGTTCATGCGCTGTGGTGGCAGTGGGTGGAGGAAGCAGACAGCAACAACCTCACCGATTTCTACGGCCTGCAGTCACTTGCTTGCAGGGCGATGGTCGAGGGCGGTGAATGCCTGATCCGCATCCGCAATCGACGGCAAGAGGATGGCCTGAGTGTGCCGATCCAGCTGCAGATTCTGGAGCCCGAGCACCTGCCTTTGAGCCTGAACACGATCAGTGCATCGGGCAACCCGATCCGCAGCGGCATCGAGTTTGATGCCCTTGGGCGTCGGGTTGCCTACCACCTGTACCGCGAGCATCCGGGTGACCCGAACTTGACGGTCAACGGCAACGATCTGGTGCCGGTCCCAGCTGAGGAGATCGTCCACCTTTTTCGCCCCCTGCGACCTGGACAGATTCGCGGCGAGCCCTGGCTGTCGCGGGCCTTGGTCAAGCTCAACGAGCTCGATCAGTACGACGACGCAGAGTTGGTGCGAAAGAAGACGGCTGCCATGTTCGCAGGCTTCATCACACGCCAGTCGCCTGAAGACCAATTGCTGGGCGAAGGCGAAGCGGATGAAATGGGCGTAGCCATGACGGGATTGGAGCCGGGTACCTTGCAAGTTCTGGAGCCTGGTGAGGACGTGAAGTTCTCCGATCCAGCAGATGTTGGTGGTTCCTATGCGGAGTTCCTGCGGGTGCAGTTTCGTGCAGTCGCGGTGGCCATGGGCATCACCTACGAACAGTTGACGGGCGATCTGTCGGGCGTGAACTACTCGTCGATCCGTGCCGGTCTGCTGGAGTTCCGTCGCCGATGTGAAGCCATCCAGCATGGCGTGATCGTGCATCAGATGTGTCGCCCGATCTGGCGTGCATGGATGGATGCGGCAGTGCTCAGTGGCGCACTGACTGCGCTGGGGTATGCCAAGAGCCGTCAGTCCGCCAGAGCATGGCAGGCGGCGAAATGGATACCGCAAGGCTGGCAGTGGGTGGACCCTGAGAAGGAGTTCAAAGCCCTGCAGCTGGCCATTCGATCCGGATTGATGAGCCGCTCTGAGGCTATTTCGTCCTTTGGCTACGACGCGGAAACGATCGACAAAGAGATCGCGGCGGACAACGCCAGGGCCGATTCGTTGGGGCTCGTTCTTGATACGGACCCCAGGCAAGTGGCTCGCAACGGTGCAACCAACTCGGCTGCTCCCTCGCTCCCTCCTGACTCACCAAGCGCGCCCTTGGTGGATCAGCAAACCTGA
- a CDS encoding site-specific DNA-methyltransferase has protein sequence MTPEIRMIAVDSLIPYARNARTHSDGQVAQIAASIAEFGFTNPILSDGERGVIAGHGRLMAARKLGLTEVPVIELAHLTPTQKKAYILADNRIAENAGWDEELLKLELAELQAAEYDLDLMGFTDEEIDKLLNGDEQSDGLTDEDAVPETPVEPTSKPGDLWILGNHRLLCGDSTVLSDVERLMDGQLADMAFTDPPYNVDYGNSAKDKMRGKDRRILNDALGDGFYQFLYDACVNLLVVTKGACYVCMSSSELHTLQKAWLDAGGKWSTFVIWAKNTFTLGRADYQRQYEPILYGWKQGTDHFWCGDRDQADVWFYNKPRVNDLHPTMKPVELVERAIRNSSKSRDVVLDLFGGSGTTLIACEKTGRQARLIELDPKFVDVIVKRWEDYTGKKAVRENGGSEVEQTPQTDEQETVDQVKS, from the coding sequence ATGACTCCCGAGATCAGAATGATCGCGGTGGATTCGCTCATCCCTTATGCGCGAAACGCCCGAACACACAGCGACGGCCAGGTGGCTCAGATTGCAGCATCCATTGCGGAGTTTGGTTTCACCAACCCGATCCTGTCGGATGGCGAGCGCGGAGTGATTGCTGGGCATGGCCGATTGATGGCTGCTCGCAAGCTGGGGCTCACAGAAGTGCCTGTGATCGAGTTGGCGCACCTGACGCCCACCCAGAAAAAGGCCTACATCCTGGCCGACAACCGGATTGCCGAAAACGCAGGCTGGGATGAAGAGCTTCTGAAACTGGAGCTGGCTGAGCTGCAGGCTGCTGAGTACGACTTGGACCTGATGGGCTTTACCGATGAGGAGATCGACAAGCTGCTCAATGGCGATGAACAAAGCGATGGTCTGACCGACGAAGACGCAGTACCGGAAACCCCAGTAGAACCGACCTCAAAGCCGGGGGACCTGTGGATCCTCGGCAACCATCGCTTGCTTTGCGGAGACTCCACGGTCCTGTCGGACGTGGAGCGCCTGATGGATGGCCAGCTGGCTGACATGGCATTCACCGATCCACCCTACAACGTGGATTACGGCAACAGCGCCAAGGACAAAATGCGCGGCAAAGACCGACGCATCCTCAACGACGCGTTGGGCGACGGTTTCTACCAGTTTCTCTATGACGCTTGCGTTAACCTGCTGGTGGTCACCAAGGGCGCATGCTACGTGTGCATGAGTTCATCGGAGCTACACACCTTGCAAAAGGCCTGGCTGGATGCTGGCGGCAAGTGGTCGACTTTCGTGATTTGGGCAAAGAACACGTTCACGCTGGGCAGAGCTGATTACCAACGCCAGTACGAACCGATCTTGTACGGCTGGAAACAGGGAACAGATCACTTTTGGTGTGGCGACCGAGACCAGGCTGATGTCTGGTTCTACAACAAGCCGCGCGTCAACGATCTGCACCCGACCATGAAACCGGTCGAGCTGGTTGAGCGGGCCATTCGCAATTCGTCTAAGAGCCGCGATGTCGTTCTGGATCTGTTTGGTGGCTCCGGCACCACCTTGATTGCGTGCGAGAAGACGGGGCGTCAAGCTCGCTTGATTGAACTCGATCCGAAGTTCGTGGACGTGATCGTCAAACGCTGGGAAGACTACACCGGCAAGAAAGCCGTTCGAGAAAACGGTGGTTCAGAGGTGGAGCAAACACCGCAGACCGATGAGCAAGAGACGGTGGATCAGGTGAAGTCCTGA
- a CDS encoding phage head-tail joining protein produces the protein MTTYTPEHAQALREAIASGEHRVTYDGKTIEYRTVSDLKLALAEVEAALAYDSGKTKTRQIRVTTSKGF, from the coding sequence ATGACGACCTATACCCCTGAACATGCCCAAGCGCTGCGAGAAGCCATTGCCAGTGGCGAGCATCGGGTGACTTACGACGGCAAGACCATTGAGTACCGCACGGTCTCCGATCTCAAGTTGGCCTTGGCCGAAGTTGAGGCAGCGCTGGCATACGACAGCGGCAAAACCAAGACTCGCCAGATTCGGGTCACCACATCCAAAGGGTTCTGA
- a CDS encoding S49 family peptidase, with protein MNHISSMPHLASRIFGTPLLIHPRKLDVILSVLGPRLGVAMSDDSQQLIKHLAAQAPPASPTSLTSNIAVISVSGTLVRRAAAVDAASGLTSYAAISAQLAQAVRDPAVNAILLDIDSPGGEAGGAFDLADQIVAARQIKPIWAVANDDAFSAAYAIASAATRVYVTRTGGVGSVGVIALHVDQSQRDAMSGLRYTAVYAGDRKNDMSPHAPLSTDAAQALQAEVDRLYGLFVSTVAVNRNLSAQDVQDTEAGLYFAQDAIDAGLADVVGTLDDALIALSEELQMKTTSIARIQGSGREMGISTPGPSMKRSVCMQNDATQTADGQTNQEEQHQPADQTGTGPAKDGDAAQSTGDQPGAQVQASAAAQGHDIKAASAQVLAIAEMCLLAGKSEMTAALIERGVSVDQARKELLAAKASGSPEISSRILPEAGTQTQAKPEDSPVVRAAQQRAQKQRDAALVTHR; from the coding sequence ATGAACCACATCTCGTCGATGCCACATCTGGCATCGCGAATCTTTGGCACGCCCCTGCTGATTCACCCCAGAAAACTGGATGTGATTCTCTCGGTGCTTGGCCCCCGTTTGGGAGTGGCCATGTCAGACGATTCGCAACAACTCATCAAGCACTTGGCTGCGCAGGCCCCGCCTGCCAGTCCAACCTCGTTGACATCGAACATCGCAGTCATCAGCGTGTCCGGGACATTGGTGCGGCGAGCGGCAGCAGTCGATGCAGCCTCAGGCCTGACCAGTTACGCAGCCATCAGCGCGCAGCTTGCGCAGGCCGTGCGTGACCCTGCGGTCAATGCGATCTTGCTGGACATCGATTCACCAGGCGGTGAGGCTGGTGGTGCGTTTGATCTGGCAGACCAGATCGTGGCGGCCCGTCAGATCAAGCCCATCTGGGCTGTTGCCAACGACGATGCGTTCTCGGCAGCGTATGCCATTGCCAGCGCAGCCACCCGGGTCTATGTCACCCGAACCGGTGGTGTGGGCTCTGTTGGCGTGATCGCACTGCATGTGGATCAGTCTCAGCGGGACGCTATGAGCGGGCTTCGCTACACGGCGGTGTATGCCGGGGATCGCAAGAACGACATGTCGCCCCATGCGCCTTTGTCCACCGATGCGGCGCAAGCCCTGCAGGCCGAAGTGGACCGGCTGTATGGCCTGTTCGTGTCGACGGTCGCAGTCAACCGAAACCTCTCAGCGCAAGACGTTCAAGACACCGAAGCCGGGCTGTATTTCGCACAAGACGCGATTGATGCCGGTCTGGCCGATGTGGTCGGGACGCTTGATGACGCACTCATCGCTCTGAGTGAAGAGCTCCAAATGAAAACGACATCCATCGCGCGAATTCAAGGTTCGGGCCGCGAGATGGGGATCTCCACGCCCGGGCCGTCCATGAAAAGGAGCGTTTGCATGCAAAACGATGCAACCCAAACTGCCGATGGGCAGACCAACCAAGAAGAGCAACACCAACCAGCCGACCAGACAGGTACTGGGCCTGCAAAAGATGGCGATGCCGCGCAAAGCACGGGTGATCAACCCGGCGCTCAGGTGCAAGCCAGTGCCGCAGCTCAAGGCCATGACATCAAGGCGGCCAGTGCACAGGTGCTGGCCATTGCCGAGATGTGTCTTCTGGCGGGCAAGTCCGAGATGACGGCGGCCCTGATCGAGCGTGGTGTCTCAGTTGACCAAGCACGCAAGGAGCTGTTGGCGGCCAAGGCCTCTGGCTCTCCCGAAATCTCCAGCCGCATCTTGCCCGAGGCAGGAACCCAAACCCAAGCCAAGCCCGAAGACAGCCCCGTCGTTCGTGCGGCGCAGCAGCGCGCTCAAAAGCAGCGTGACGCAGCGCTCGTCACCCACCGTTAA
- a CDS encoding phage terminase large subunit family protein, whose amino-acid sequence MEHYDGFDAIAEAWREGLTPDPLLTVSEWADQYRVLSGKSASEPGKWRTNRTPYLKEIMDCLSPTSPVERVVFMKGAQVGGTECGNNWIGYVIHLAPGPMMAVAPTVEMAKRNSKQRIDPLIEESPTLSSLIAPARARDSGNTILGKEFRGGVLVMTGANSAVGLRSMPVRYLFLDEVDGYPGDVEGEGDAIALAEARTRTFARRKIFIVSTPTISGSSRIEREYEQTDQRQFMVPCPHCEHEQVLTFEQLIWEKGLPETAHYKCESCEQPIYEYQKTEMLERGRWQSSIPDYVGKTVGFHLSSLYSPVGWRSWADIAAAWEAAQGSATALKAFKNTELGETWVEQGETPEWERLLERREDYRIGTVPLGAALLCAGVDVQKDRIEVSVWAFGRGKEAWLVEHRVLAGDTSRETVWQRLREMLDESWTHASGVQLRLTRIGLDTGFATQEAYAFVRKLRDSRLLPMKGVARGAALVGLPTAVDMTVGGKKLRRGVRVYSVVGGIAKLEFYNHLRKTLDVTEDGEILYPAGYIHLPKVDAEFVQQLCSEQLVTRRDRNGYPVREWQKIRERNEALDCYVYARAAASLAGLDRYEERHWRELEKPLGMAGPPEDAQLTKQEATPSGGFVVSKGPQRGRRLIRSRWMN is encoded by the coding sequence TTGGAACACTATGACGGATTTGATGCCATTGCTGAGGCGTGGCGCGAAGGGCTCACCCCCGACCCACTGCTGACCGTGTCTGAATGGGCTGATCAGTACCGAGTGCTTTCAGGAAAGTCGGCCTCGGAGCCGGGCAAGTGGCGAACCAATCGCACGCCCTATCTCAAAGAGATCATGGACTGTCTCTCGCCGACGTCACCCGTCGAGCGGGTGGTGTTCATGAAAGGCGCGCAGGTCGGCGGCACGGAGTGCGGCAACAACTGGATTGGCTATGTGATCCATTTGGCCCCTGGTCCCATGATGGCTGTTGCGCCGACGGTCGAGATGGCCAAGCGCAACTCCAAGCAGCGGATTGATCCTCTCATTGAAGAGAGCCCGACGCTCTCTAGCTTGATCGCCCCCGCAAGGGCGCGCGATTCAGGCAACACCATCCTGGGCAAAGAGTTCCGTGGTGGCGTTCTGGTGATGACGGGCGCAAACAGCGCCGTGGGTCTGCGCTCGATGCCGGTGCGCTATTTGTTTCTGGACGAAGTTGATGGCTACCCGGGTGACGTTGAAGGAGAAGGTGATGCGATTGCACTGGCTGAGGCTCGAACCCGAACCTTTGCACGCAGAAAAATTTTCATCGTCTCGACGCCAACAATTTCTGGATCGTCGCGCATCGAGCGCGAGTACGAGCAAACAGACCAGCGACAGTTCATGGTCCCGTGCCCGCACTGCGAGCACGAACAAGTCCTGACCTTCGAACAACTGATCTGGGAAAAAGGACTGCCCGAGACGGCGCACTACAAGTGCGAGTCGTGCGAGCAGCCAATTTACGAATACCAAAAGACCGAGATGCTCGAACGGGGACGGTGGCAGTCATCGATTCCGGATTACGTTGGCAAAACGGTGGGGTTTCACCTGTCCAGTCTGTACAGCCCAGTGGGTTGGCGCAGTTGGGCCGACATCGCCGCAGCCTGGGAAGCGGCGCAAGGATCTGCAACTGCCTTGAAAGCATTCAAAAACACAGAGCTGGGCGAGACCTGGGTCGAGCAAGGCGAAACCCCTGAATGGGAGCGTTTGCTTGAGCGCCGTGAGGACTACCGAATCGGCACCGTCCCACTGGGGGCGGCGTTGCTGTGCGCCGGGGTGGACGTTCAGAAGGACCGCATCGAGGTTTCTGTCTGGGCATTCGGTCGGGGCAAAGAAGCCTGGTTGGTGGAGCACCGTGTGCTGGCAGGCGACACCTCCCGCGAGACGGTCTGGCAGCGACTGCGCGAAATGCTCGATGAGTCGTGGACGCATGCGTCTGGGGTTCAGTTGCGCCTCACGCGCATCGGTTTGGACACGGGCTTTGCCACGCAAGAGGCCTATGCTTTTGTGCGCAAGTTGCGTGATTCCAGGTTGCTGCCCATGAAGGGCGTGGCCCGGGGCGCTGCATTGGTCGGATTGCCGACAGCGGTGGACATGACCGTGGGTGGCAAGAAGCTGCGCCGGGGTGTTCGGGTCTATTCGGTGGTGGGTGGCATTGCCAAGCTGGAGTTCTACAACCACCTGCGCAAGACTCTGGATGTGACCGAAGACGGCGAGATCCTGTATCCCGCTGGGTACATCCATTTGCCCAAGGTCGATGCCGAATTTGTGCAGCAGTTGTGCTCAGAGCAGTTGGTCACGCGCAGGGACCGTAATGGTTATCCGGTGCGTGAGTGGCAAAAAATCCGCGAACGCAACGAAGCACTTGATTGCTACGTCTACGCACGGGCCGCCGCGAGCCTCGCTGGCCTGGACCGATATGAGGAGCGTCATTGGCGCGAATTGGAAAAACCGCTGGGCATGGCAGGACCACCTGAAGACGCCCAATTAACCAAGCAAGAAGCCACCCCCAGCGGTGGCTTCGTTGTTTCTAAAGGACCACAACGCGGCAGGCGCTTGATTCGCAGCCGGTGGATGAACTGA
- a CDS encoding DUF6362 family protein has protein sequence MAKTITIWTVDDVAARFSDAAHTSYRLPPVRVQGYASPWMSLAMQVPNRYPDPERVYRPMPPGPEAVERMLETMRWVQWLEEEQRHLVWMRAKRYEWHQIGRRFACDRNTAARRWKKAMQLVADRLNGSFNSCAEIGVN, from the coding sequence ATGGCTAAGACGATCACCATCTGGACTGTTGACGATGTGGCCGCACGTTTTAGCGATGCAGCTCACACGTCATATCGCCTTCCACCCGTGCGGGTTCAGGGGTATGCCAGCCCTTGGATGAGCTTGGCCATGCAAGTGCCCAATCGCTACCCTGACCCCGAACGTGTTTACCGCCCCATGCCACCCGGTCCTGAGGCAGTGGAACGCATGCTCGAGACCATGCGCTGGGTTCAGTGGCTGGAGGAAGAGCAACGCCATCTGGTGTGGATGCGGGCCAAGCGTTACGAGTGGCATCAAATCGGCAGACGCTTTGCTTGCGATCGGAACACGGCAGCCAGGCGTTGGAAGAAGGCAATGCAACTGGTGGCCGACAGGCTCAACGGGTCATTCAACTCATGCGCGGAAATTGGCGTGAATTGA
- a CDS encoding elements of external origin, with protein MTDRLSIRAYARHRGVSDTAVRKAIEAGRITPNADGTINAAQADAQWSKNTDAAQQRGKHKPVSNEVIAGIRETLGESAGAFEPKGGGTTLLQAKTANEVLKAQTNRVRLARLKGELINRDQAVAHVFKMARAERDAWLNWPARVAAQMAADLNADGHTLHVLLEKAVRNHLIELGDLAVRLD; from the coding sequence ATGACCGATCGACTCTCAATTCGGGCCTATGCGCGCCACCGAGGGGTGTCCGATACGGCGGTGCGCAAGGCCATCGAGGCCGGGCGGATTACCCCCAACGCAGACGGCACGATCAATGCGGCGCAAGCCGACGCTCAATGGAGCAAAAACACAGACGCTGCGCAGCAACGGGGCAAACACAAGCCCGTCTCCAATGAGGTGATTGCGGGAATACGGGAAACGCTGGGTGAATCAGCGGGCGCGTTTGAACCCAAAGGCGGTGGCACCACCTTGCTGCAGGCCAAGACCGCCAATGAGGTGCTCAAGGCGCAGACCAATCGGGTGCGACTGGCCCGCCTCAAAGGCGAGTTGATCAATCGTGACCAGGCCGTCGCACACGTTTTCAAGATGGCGCGCGCCGAGCGCGATGCCTGGTTGAACTGGCCTGCGCGGGTGGCTGCGCAGATGGCCGCTGACCTCAACGCCGATGGGCATACCTTGCATGTGCTGCTGGAAAAAGCCGTGCGCAATCACTTGATCGAACTGGGCGATTTGGCCGTTCGATTGGACTGA
- a CDS encoding crossover junction endodeoxyribonuclease RuvC: protein MNMTILALDLGTTTGWALMGSDDQITSGSQSFKPQRFEGGGMRFLKFKRWLTDVKQCTTGIDLVVFEEVRRHVGVDAAHAYGGFMGQLTAWCEHHQIPYEGIPVGTIKKHATGKGNAGKDEMIASVQARGHQPADDNEADAIALAYLARDRQTTQEV, encoded by the coding sequence ATGAACATGACGATTCTTGCCCTGGACTTGGGCACAACGACTGGCTGGGCCTTGATGGGTTCAGACGATCAGATCACAAGCGGCAGCCAATCCTTCAAGCCCCAACGCTTTGAAGGTGGTGGTATGCGGTTCCTGAAATTCAAACGCTGGCTCACGGACGTGAAGCAATGCACCACAGGCATTGATCTGGTCGTGTTTGAAGAGGTGCGCAGGCATGTTGGCGTGGATGCTGCCCATGCATACGGTGGCTTCATGGGACAACTGACAGCCTGGTGTGAGCACCATCAGATCCCCTACGAAGGCATACCGGTCGGCACGATCAAAAAGCACGCGACCGGCAAAGGCAATGCAGGCAAGGACGAGATGATCGCAAGCGTTCAAGCGCGTGGACATCAACCTGCAGACGACAACGAAGCAGACGCAATTGCACTGGCCTATCTGGCCCGCGATCGTCAGACGACACAGGAGGTGTGA